A single Kribbella aluminosa DNA region contains:
- a CDS encoding ABC transporter permease, protein MTDALTPTPRTVDQIAAGAEQDALVSRGVWATVRRRVLFWLPLAVLAVLLLMALVPQLFTSTDPRACDISASARPSSAGHPFGQDLQGCDVYASVVHGARASLSVGLVCTLIALAVALLVGTVAGYVGGWADSVLARLTDVFLGFPFLLGAIVVLNSLGERSVLSVSLVLAVFSWPTLARMVRTTVRATRHAEYVQAAKAMGFPTSRILSHYVLPNSIGPVLAVATLTVGGVIVAESTLTFLGLGLRAPSISWGLQLATAQSRFQQAPHTLIYPAMFLAATVLSLITLGDVLRDAVNPKGRS, encoded by the coding sequence ATGACTGATGCTCTGACACCGACGCCGCGCACGGTCGATCAGATCGCCGCGGGCGCTGAGCAGGACGCGCTCGTCAGCCGCGGTGTCTGGGCGACTGTTCGCCGGCGCGTGCTCTTCTGGCTGCCGCTCGCGGTGCTCGCCGTACTCCTGCTGATGGCGCTCGTCCCGCAGCTGTTCACCAGCACCGACCCACGCGCATGCGACATCTCCGCGAGCGCCCGCCCGTCGTCGGCCGGCCATCCGTTCGGCCAGGATCTGCAGGGCTGTGACGTCTACGCGAGCGTCGTGCACGGCGCCCGCGCGTCGCTGTCGGTCGGCCTGGTCTGCACGTTGATCGCACTCGCCGTCGCCCTCCTCGTCGGAACCGTTGCCGGGTACGTCGGTGGCTGGGCGGACTCGGTGCTGGCCCGGTTGACCGACGTGTTCCTCGGATTCCCGTTCCTGCTCGGTGCGATCGTCGTACTGAACAGCCTCGGCGAACGATCGGTCCTGTCGGTGTCGCTGGTCCTCGCGGTGTTCTCCTGGCCGACGCTGGCGCGGATGGTGCGGACGACGGTCCGCGCGACCCGGCACGCGGAGTACGTCCAGGCCGCGAAGGCGATGGGGTTCCCGACCAGCCGGATCCTCAGCCACTACGTGCTGCCGAACTCGATCGGCCCGGTGCTCGCGGTCGCGACGCTGACCGTCGGCGGGGTGATCGTCGCGGAGTCGACGCTGACCTTTCTCGGCCTCGGGCTGCGGGCGCCGTCGATCTCGTGGGGTCTGCAGCTCGCCACCGCGCAGTCGCGGTTCCAGCAGGCGCCACACACCCTGATCTACCCGGCGATGTTCCTCGCCGCGACGGTACTCAGCCTGATCACCCTCGGCGACGTGCTCCGCGACGCGGTGAACCCGAAGGGACGCTCCTGA
- a CDS encoding serine hydrolase domain-containing protein, whose translation MSFDIETARQAAPAIENWLEYQRRYLRTPGVQAAVRAGDEVVLSAALGHSDEVAGTPLRTDHLFRIASHSKTFTATSILQLAEQGKVRLDDTVETYVPELAGSDLATVTVRELLGHQAGVIRDGVDKDYWQLMDPFPDRAALIELCRSAGRVFEPNEYFKYTNIGYSLLGLVIESASGSTYGEYVAKNIVDRLGLPNTGAEWDPARAGEYAAGHTGLLDGYDVREVIPHVDTRAMAAATGFYSTAEDLTVYGAAHFVGADELIGDASKRLLQRDESLVNANGREIGRYGLGMDIVTIGGRRLVGHSGGYPGHITRTFIDPVDRIVVSVLTNCIGGPAGTLATGVVKLLNLAAEPPAGTQVPSDLDARRFCGNFANLMGVLSIALLGGRLVAFFPAAPDPADSYEELQVVDENTLAVVPAAGYGSIGEKVEYTWDADGQPSLVRYGGSSRWPVAAFRARRTAQIAGAVLGGRDE comes from the coding sequence TTGTCCTTTGACATCGAGACCGCTCGCCAAGCTGCCCCCGCGATCGAGAACTGGCTCGAGTACCAGCGCCGCTACCTCCGGACGCCCGGAGTGCAGGCGGCGGTCCGGGCCGGCGACGAGGTCGTCCTCTCGGCAGCTCTCGGTCACAGCGACGAAGTCGCAGGAACGCCGCTGCGGACCGATCACCTGTTCCGGATCGCCTCGCACAGCAAGACCTTCACCGCGACCTCGATCCTGCAACTCGCCGAGCAGGGCAAGGTCCGGCTCGACGACACGGTCGAGACCTACGTCCCGGAGCTGGCCGGCAGCGACCTGGCGACCGTCACCGTACGCGAACTCCTCGGCCACCAGGCCGGCGTGATCCGGGACGGCGTCGACAAGGACTACTGGCAGCTGATGGATCCGTTCCCGGACCGGGCCGCGCTGATCGAGCTGTGCCGGTCCGCCGGCCGGGTGTTCGAGCCGAACGAGTACTTCAAGTACACGAACATCGGCTACTCGCTGCTCGGCCTGGTGATCGAGTCCGCGAGCGGGTCGACGTACGGCGAGTACGTCGCGAAGAACATCGTGGACCGGCTCGGGCTGCCGAACACCGGCGCCGAGTGGGACCCGGCCCGGGCCGGTGAGTACGCCGCCGGGCATACCGGGCTGCTGGACGGGTACGACGTACGCGAAGTCATCCCGCACGTGGACACCCGGGCGATGGCCGCGGCCACCGGGTTCTACTCGACCGCCGAAGACCTGACGGTGTACGGCGCCGCGCACTTCGTCGGGGCGGACGAACTGATCGGGGACGCGAGCAAACGGCTGCTGCAGCGCGACGAGAGCCTGGTGAACGCCAACGGCCGCGAGATCGGGCGCTACGGCCTCGGGATGGACATCGTCACGATCGGCGGGCGACGGCTGGTCGGCCACAGCGGCGGGTACCCGGGCCACATCACCCGGACCTTCATCGATCCGGTCGACCGGATCGTCGTGTCGGTGCTCACCAACTGCATCGGCGGGCCGGCCGGCACGCTGGCCACGGGCGTCGTCAAACTGCTGAACCTCGCGGCGGAGCCACCGGCCGGTACGCAGGTGCCGAGCGACCTCGACGCCCGGCGGTTCTGCGGGAACTTCGCGAACCTGATGGGCGTGCTGAGCATCGCGCTGCTGGGCGGGCGGCTGGTCGCGTTCTTCCCCGCGGCGCCGGATCCGGCCGACAGCTACGAGGAGCTCCAGGTCGTCGACGAGAACACGCTGGCCGTCGTACCGGCGGCCGGGTACGGGTCGATCGGTGAGAAGGTCGAGTACACGTGGGACGCCGACGGGCAGCCGTCGCTGGTCCGGTACGGCGGGAGCTCCCGCTGGCCGGTGGCGGCGTTCCGGGCCCGCCGTACCGCGCAGATCGCTGGGGCTGTTCTTGGAGGCCGGGATGAGTGA
- a CDS encoding NAD-binding protein: MRRPRWGKSVTFFGNSGESTESPPDSEEPPASGQPDRTAGSGTLDERPVVVCGSSRTMVRVVTELVSSGERVIALVNPASRHRGRIGELGAKVIDAPVISESLLRQAGINAADDGTPSAARALVLLDTDDVHNVHTALTARDMDRDLRIIMQMVNPRLGSQLNSLLGDCVVINGPSLAAPAFVSDALDDDELTWMELGGRMVVVGEADLIREPHLTVLADATSSATPVLLPEPDDEEQPDPTSAEPDDPEQAGRASAGTVEAEQAGSTAAETAEGDDEPKVDIVLGTGIRPVWYGRRVRPAGWAKAVRDVLDSRVRKIAALMAMLIAIGTAIVHFFGGIDWWRALYLAAGVVTTAGIDDNRFSDAPPWVKVSAVVVQLTGIVLMALLTAVVVDSLIGARLSRIIGGVRGRPRNHVVVCGLGTVGARVLEILVDRGVAVVGVDQDDDAPGVQVAHRLKVPVVVGDSSNEETLRLAGVQHCQAMLAITDGDITNLESAMVAQGLNPDARITMRMFDHDLADRVERQLGLGNSRSVSMLVAPAVAAAVGDKRRQVLVPAGRRVLLLTEVVVEADSHAEGRTLGQLREAGGLRVLARQTSHGPWDWQPTQTGLVKAGDRLAVVGTRAGLARLLMATRAQRRTMASERIGL; encoded by the coding sequence GTGCGGAGGCCACGATGGGGGAAATCTGTCACGTTCTTCGGGAACAGTGGGGAGAGTACCGAGAGCCCGCCCGATTCTGAGGAGCCGCCGGCATCCGGCCAACCGGACCGTACTGCGGGGTCCGGCACGCTCGACGAGCGACCGGTGGTGGTCTGCGGCTCGAGCCGGACGATGGTCCGGGTGGTCACCGAACTGGTGAGTTCGGGCGAGCGGGTGATCGCGCTCGTCAACCCCGCGTCGCGGCACCGCGGCCGGATCGGTGAGCTGGGCGCGAAGGTGATCGACGCCCCGGTGATCAGCGAGTCGCTGCTCCGCCAGGCCGGCATCAACGCCGCCGACGACGGTACGCCGTCCGCTGCCCGCGCGCTGGTGCTGCTCGACACCGACGACGTCCACAACGTGCACACCGCGCTGACCGCCCGCGACATGGATCGGGACCTGCGGATCATCATGCAGATGGTGAACCCGCGGCTCGGCAGCCAGCTGAACAGCCTGCTCGGCGACTGCGTGGTGATCAACGGTCCGTCGCTGGCCGCGCCCGCGTTCGTCTCGGACGCGCTCGACGACGACGAGCTGACCTGGATGGAGCTCGGCGGCCGGATGGTGGTCGTCGGCGAGGCGGACCTGATCCGGGAGCCGCACCTGACCGTACTCGCCGACGCCACCTCGTCGGCAACGCCGGTGCTGCTCCCGGAACCGGACGACGAGGAGCAGCCAGACCCGACGTCCGCCGAGCCCGACGACCCGGAGCAGGCCGGCCGGGCGTCCGCCGGGACGGTCGAGGCGGAGCAAGCGGGCTCGACGGCCGCGGAGACGGCCGAGGGGGACGACGAGCCGAAGGTCGACATCGTGCTCGGGACCGGGATCCGGCCGGTCTGGTACGGCCGCCGGGTGCGCCCGGCCGGCTGGGCGAAGGCGGTCCGCGACGTCCTGGACAGCCGGGTCCGGAAGATCGCGGCGCTGATGGCGATGCTGATCGCGATCGGTACGGCGATCGTGCACTTCTTCGGCGGGATCGACTGGTGGCGGGCCCTGTACCTGGCGGCCGGTGTCGTCACCACGGCAGGCATCGACGACAACCGGTTCAGCGACGCGCCGCCGTGGGTGAAGGTCAGCGCGGTCGTCGTCCAGCTCACCGGGATCGTGCTGATGGCGCTGCTGACCGCGGTCGTCGTCGACTCGCTGATCGGCGCCCGGTTGTCGCGGATCATCGGCGGCGTCCGCGGTCGGCCGCGGAACCATGTCGTGGTCTGCGGCCTCGGTACGGTCGGCGCGCGGGTGCTGGAGATCCTGGTGGACCGGGGCGTCGCGGTGGTCGGTGTCGACCAGGACGACGACGCACCCGGCGTACAGGTCGCGCACCGGTTGAAGGTCCCGGTGGTGGTCGGGGACAGCAGCAACGAGGAGACGCTGCGGCTGGCCGGCGTACAGCACTGTCAGGCGATGCTCGCGATCACCGACGGCGACATCACCAACCTGGAGTCGGCGATGGTCGCCCAGGGTCTCAATCCGGACGCCCGGATCACGATGCGGATGTTCGACCACGACCTCGCGGACCGGGTCGAGCGGCAGCTGGGGCTGGGCAACAGCCGGTCGGTGTCGATGCTGGTGGCGCCGGCGGTCGCGGCCGCGGTCGGCGACAAGCGGCGCCAGGTACTCGTACCGGCTGGGCGCCGAGTGCTGCTGCTGACCGAGGTGGTCGTCGAGGCGGACTCGCACGCCGAGGGCCGGACCCTCGGTCAACTGAGGGAGGCCGGTGGCCTTCGGGTCCTCGCCCGGCAGACGTCGCACGGCCCCTGGGACTGGCAGCCGACCCAAACGGGTTTGGTGAAGGCAGGCGATCGGCTGGCCGTCGTCGGCACCCGTGCCGGCCTGGCCCGGCTGTTGATGGCGACCCGGGCGCAACGCCGGACCATGGCGTCGGAGAGGATAGGTTTGTGA
- a CDS encoding ABC transporter ATP-binding protein, whose protein sequence is MSDEVLRFEELTVDFTVGGTTQRAVDRVSFGVRPGEVLAVVGESGSGKSVTALAALGLLPPNATAGGRISFGGADVLSMSRAELTALRGRRIAMIFQDPSGALDPVFTIGSQLVEMIRAHQPSLSRGAARDRAIELLGMVEIPANRLKYYPHQLSGGQCQRVMIAIAMACDPELLIADEPTTALDVTVQQEVLDVLLAMRSKISGAIVIITHDMGVVADVADRVVVMRKGSVVETAEVHELFDRPAEEYTRTLLNAVPRGGARPQAGSAGSAEPVRVVPALAIEDLVVEYRGRRGKLVRAVDHVDLELTPGEITGLVGESGSGKSTIGKAVLGLAPITAGEIRVGGQALSTASAAILRRTRAGIGVVFQNPAGSLNPRATIGQSVGEPLAVHRGVRGAELRTRVEDLLDSVELPGAWAGRYPHELSGGQRQRVSIARAISLDPALLIADEPTSALDVSVQATVLELLRSIQERLHFACLFISHDLAVVDQLCDRVAVLSHGALVEQGGRESVLRDPQDAYTVRLLAAAPVPDPREQAHRRGLRLAG, encoded by the coding sequence GTGAGCGACGAGGTACTGCGGTTCGAGGAGCTGACTGTCGACTTCACCGTGGGCGGTACGACGCAGCGCGCGGTGGACCGGGTGAGCTTCGGCGTCCGGCCGGGCGAGGTGCTCGCGGTCGTCGGCGAGTCCGGGTCGGGGAAGAGCGTCACGGCGCTGGCGGCGCTCGGCCTGCTGCCGCCGAACGCCACGGCCGGTGGCCGGATCAGCTTCGGCGGTGCCGACGTACTGTCGATGTCGCGGGCCGAGCTGACCGCCCTCCGCGGCCGTCGGATCGCGATGATCTTCCAGGATCCGTCCGGGGCGCTCGACCCGGTCTTCACGATCGGGTCGCAGCTGGTCGAGATGATCCGCGCGCATCAGCCGTCGCTGTCCCGGGGCGCGGCGCGGGACCGGGCGATCGAGCTGCTCGGGATGGTCGAGATCCCGGCGAACCGGCTGAAGTACTACCCGCACCAGCTGTCCGGAGGTCAGTGCCAGCGGGTGATGATCGCGATCGCGATGGCCTGCGACCCGGAGCTGCTGATCGCGGACGAGCCGACCACGGCCCTGGACGTGACCGTGCAGCAGGAGGTGCTCGACGTACTGCTCGCGATGCGGTCGAAGATCTCCGGTGCGATCGTGATCATCACGCATGACATGGGAGTGGTCGCGGACGTGGCGGACCGGGTGGTCGTGATGCGCAAGGGCTCGGTGGTGGAGACCGCCGAGGTCCACGAACTGTTCGACCGCCCGGCGGAGGAGTACACGCGGACCTTGCTCAACGCGGTCCCTCGCGGCGGCGCCCGCCCCCAAGCCGGCTCCGCCGGGTCGGCCGAGCCTGTTCGTGTGGTGCCGGCGTTGGCGATTGAGGACCTGGTGGTGGAGTATCGCGGACGCCGGGGGAAGCTCGTCCGCGCGGTGGACCATGTCGACCTGGAGCTCACCCCGGGCGAGATCACCGGACTGGTCGGGGAGTCGGGGTCGGGCAAGTCGACGATCGGGAAGGCCGTGCTCGGACTCGCGCCGATCACCGCCGGTGAGATCCGGGTCGGTGGGCAGGCGCTGAGTACGGCGTCGGCCGCGATCCTGCGGCGTACCCGGGCCGGGATCGGGGTCGTGTTCCAGAACCCGGCCGGTTCGCTCAATCCGCGAGCCACGATCGGGCAATCGGTCGGCGAGCCACTTGCCGTACACCGCGGGGTCCGCGGCGCCGAGCTCCGGACCCGGGTCGAGGACCTGCTCGACAGCGTCGAACTGCCCGGCGCCTGGGCAGGCCGGTACCCGCACGAACTCTCCGGCGGCCAGCGGCAACGCGTGTCGATCGCCCGCGCGATCTCCCTCGACCCGGCCCTGCTGATCGCTGACGAACCCACCTCGGCGCTGGACGTCTCGGTCCAGGCGACCGTCCTCGAACTGCTTCGGTCCATCCAGGAACGCCTGCACTTCGCCTGCCTGTTCATCAGCCACGACCTGGCCGTCGTCGACCAGTTGTGCGACCGGGTGGCCGTCCTCAGCCACGGCGCCCTGGTCGAGCAGGGGGGCCGCGAGTCGGTCCTGCGCGATCCGCAGGACGCGTACACCGTCCGCCTGCTGGCGGCGGCGCCGGTCCCGGACCCGCGCGAGCAGGCCCACCGCCGGGGACTGCGACTGGCGGGGTAG
- a CDS encoding MurR/RpiR family transcriptional regulator, producing MSAVESPPPSLEARIHGLLPVLSPAQARIAAEVLRDPAAVASSTIGQLAARCGTSLPSVTRFCLALGLSGYAELRLTLAAESGRTSHSWERGTGSEVGPDDSLDDVLRTLLRTDTRALEDTVAALDVGALGRAAAAISDARRIDLYAVAGSAAVAEDLRLRLHRIGRGASTWSDVHTALASSALLGAGDVAVGISHSGETLEVLEPLTRSGRQGATTVAITNYPRSPLAEAADIVLITAARDVTLRTGGLAGRHAQLLVLDALYLGVAQRDYTLAEQAFDATADAVAAHRHRP from the coding sequence ATGAGCGCTGTCGAGTCACCGCCGCCGAGTCTGGAGGCACGGATCCACGGGCTGCTGCCGGTGCTCAGCCCGGCGCAGGCGCGGATCGCGGCCGAAGTACTGCGGGATCCGGCGGCGGTGGCGTCGTCGACGATCGGGCAGTTGGCGGCGCGTTGCGGTACGTCGCTGCCGAGCGTCACGCGGTTCTGCCTGGCGCTCGGCCTGTCCGGGTACGCCGAGCTGCGGCTGACGCTGGCGGCCGAGAGTGGTCGGACCAGTCACAGCTGGGAGCGGGGGACCGGGTCCGAGGTCGGACCGGACGACTCGCTGGACGACGTACTGCGGACGCTGCTGCGGACGGATACGCGGGCGCTCGAGGACACGGTTGCCGCGCTTGACGTCGGTGCACTCGGGCGGGCTGCGGCGGCGATCTCCGATGCGCGGCGGATCGATCTGTACGCGGTGGCGGGGTCGGCGGCGGTCGCGGAGGATCTGCGGTTGCGGCTGCATCGGATCGGGCGGGGCGCCAGTACGTGGAGCGATGTCCACACGGCGCTGGCCAGCTCGGCGTTGCTCGGCGCGGGTGACGTCGCGGTCGGGATCTCGCACAGCGGGGAGACGCTGGAGGTCCTGGAGCCGCTCACCAGGTCCGGCCGGCAGGGCGCGACGACTGTTGCCATCACCAACTATCCGCGGTCGCCGCTGGCGGAGGCGGCGGACATCGTCCTGATCACCGCCGCCCGTGACGTGACGCTCCGAACCGGGGGACTGGCCGGGCGGCACGCTCAGCTGCTCGTCCTGGATGCGCTGTACCTGGGCGTCGCCCAACGTGACTACACGCTTGCCGAACAAGCCTTCGACGCGACTGCCGACGCGGTCGCCGCGCACCGGCACCGCCCCTGA
- a CDS encoding tetratricopeptide repeat protein yields the protein MSQSNFSRPGAVDLSSLRKPAGATSAAGGAPAAAGGGAYALEVTEANFQADVIERSLQAPVVVELWSPRAQGGLGDVLIKLSTEYAGKFLLARIDVDANPQVAQAFGVQAVPVVIAILRGQPVPLFQGVLGEPEVRQYLDQLLTVAVANGVTGRAEPVGPVAEDEAVAEDAPNPRYEEAENAVAAGDLDGAIAAYEELLKETPNDAEAKAGLARVQLVKRTQDVPADVRARAADNPADVEAQLLVADVDLMGGHVEDAFARLISTVQATAGDERNAVRLHLLELFEVVGADDERVVKARRRLMAALF from the coding sequence GTGAGCCAGTCCAACTTCTCCCGTCCCGGGGCGGTCGACCTGTCGTCCCTCCGCAAGCCGGCCGGGGCTACGTCGGCTGCCGGCGGTGCTCCGGCAGCGGCCGGTGGTGGTGCCTACGCCCTCGAGGTCACCGAGGCGAACTTCCAGGCCGACGTGATCGAGCGCTCGCTGCAGGCCCCGGTCGTGGTCGAGCTGTGGTCGCCGCGGGCGCAGGGCGGCCTGGGCGACGTGCTGATCAAGCTGTCGACCGAGTACGCCGGGAAGTTCCTGCTGGCCCGGATCGACGTCGACGCGAACCCCCAGGTAGCGCAGGCGTTCGGCGTCCAGGCCGTGCCGGTGGTGATCGCGATCCTGCGGGGTCAGCCGGTCCCGCTGTTCCAGGGGGTCCTGGGCGAGCCGGAGGTCCGGCAGTACCTCGACCAGTTGCTGACCGTCGCGGTCGCGAACGGGGTCACCGGGCGCGCTGAGCCGGTCGGCCCGGTGGCCGAGGACGAGGCGGTGGCGGAGGATGCGCCGAACCCGCGGTACGAGGAGGCCGAGAACGCGGTCGCCGCGGGCGACCTCGACGGCGCGATCGCGGCGTACGAGGAGCTGCTCAAGGAGACGCCGAACGACGCCGAGGCGAAGGCGGGGCTGGCGCGGGTGCAGCTGGTCAAGCGCACCCAGGACGTCCCGGCCGACGTCCGGGCACGGGCCGCGGACAACCCGGCCGACGTCGAGGCGCAGCTGCTGGTCGCGGACGTGGACCTGATGGGCGGCCACGTCGAGGACGCGTTCGCACGGCTGATCTCGACCGTCCAGGCGACCGCCGGCGACGAGCGCAACGCCGTACGGCTGCACCTGCTGGAGCTCTTCGAGGTCGTCGGCGCGGACGACGAGCGCGTCGTGAAGGCCCGCCGGCGGTTGATGGCTGCACTGTTCTGA
- a CDS encoding acyl-CoA mutase large subunit family protein, which produces MDAEQIAAGRDRWQQRYDAARKREADFTTLSGTEVEPVYGPPEGVDDPRMERIGWPGEFPFTRGLYATGYRGRTWTIRQFAGFGNAEQTNERYRMILNGGGGGLSVAFDMPTLMGRDSDEPKSLGEVGHCGVAIDSAVDMDRLFKDIPLQDVTTSMTISGPAVPAFCMYLVAAERQGADITKLNGTLQTDIFKEYIAQKEWLFPPEPHLRLIGDLMEYCATTIPAYKPLSVSGYHIREAGSTAAQELAYTLADGFAYVELGLSRGLDVDVFAPGLSFFFDSHLDFFEEIAKFRAARRIWARWLRDVYGAKTDKAQWLRFHTQTAGVSLTAQQPYNNVVRTAVEALAAVLGGTNSLHTNALDETLALPSEESAEIALRTQSVLMEEIGITNVADPLGGSWFVEALTDAIEAEAEQIFARIKEISPDETMTGGILRGIEDGWFMAEIADAAFEYQQKLEKSEKKIVGVNTLTDTVSGELEILRVSHEVEVEQCRVLAERKAHRDEDRVRRTLSALVEAASGTGNLIEPMLEAVRAEATMGEICHVLREQWGEYREPARF; this is translated from the coding sequence ATGGATGCCGAGCAGATCGCGGCCGGGCGTGACCGGTGGCAGCAGCGGTACGACGCCGCGCGGAAACGGGAGGCGGACTTCACCACCCTCTCCGGCACCGAGGTCGAGCCGGTCTACGGGCCGCCTGAGGGCGTCGACGACCCGCGGATGGAGCGGATCGGCTGGCCGGGGGAGTTCCCGTTCACCCGCGGTCTGTACGCGACCGGGTACCGCGGCCGCACCTGGACGATCCGTCAGTTCGCCGGCTTCGGCAACGCCGAGCAGACCAACGAGCGGTACCGGATGATCCTCAACGGCGGTGGCGGCGGCCTGTCGGTCGCGTTCGACATGCCGACGCTGATGGGCCGCGACTCCGACGAGCCGAAGTCGCTCGGCGAGGTCGGGCACTGCGGGGTCGCGATCGACTCGGCCGTCGACATGGACCGGCTGTTCAAGGACATCCCGCTGCAGGACGTCACGACCTCGATGACGATCTCCGGCCCGGCCGTCCCGGCGTTCTGCATGTACCTGGTCGCCGCCGAGCGCCAGGGCGCCGACATCACCAAGCTGAACGGGACACTGCAGACCGACATCTTCAAGGAGTACATCGCGCAGAAGGAGTGGCTGTTCCCGCCGGAGCCCCATCTGCGGCTGATCGGCGACCTGATGGAGTACTGCGCGACCACGATCCCGGCGTACAAGCCGCTGAGCGTGTCCGGGTACCACATCCGCGAGGCCGGTTCGACCGCCGCGCAGGAGCTCGCGTACACGCTGGCCGACGGCTTCGCGTACGTCGAGCTCGGCCTGTCGCGTGGGCTCGACGTCGACGTGTTCGCGCCCGGCCTGTCGTTCTTCTTCGACAGCCACCTGGACTTCTTCGAGGAGATCGCGAAGTTCCGCGCCGCCCGCCGGATCTGGGCGCGCTGGCTGCGGGACGTGTACGGCGCCAAGACCGACAAGGCGCAGTGGCTCCGCTTCCACACCCAGACCGCGGGGGTCTCGCTGACCGCCCAGCAGCCGTACAACAACGTCGTACGGACGGCCGTCGAGGCGCTCGCCGCCGTACTGGGCGGGACGAACTCGCTGCACACCAACGCACTCGACGAGACGCTCGCGCTGCCGAGCGAGGAGTCGGCGGAGATCGCGTTGCGGACACAGTCGGTGCTGATGGAGGAGATCGGGATCACGAACGTCGCCGACCCGCTCGGCGGCTCCTGGTTCGTCGAGGCGCTCACCGACGCGATCGAGGCCGAGGCCGAGCAGATCTTCGCGCGGATCAAGGAAATAAGCCCGGACGAGACGATGACCGGCGGGATCCTGCGCGGGATCGAGGACGGCTGGTTCATGGCCGAGATCGCCGACGCGGCCTTCGAGTACCAGCAGAAGCTGGAGAAGAGCGAGAAGAAGATCGTCGGCGTGAACACGCTCACCGACACGGTGTCCGGCGAGCTGGAGATCCTCCGGGTCTCGCACGAGGTCGAGGTCGAGCAGTGCCGGGTGCTCGCGGAGCGCAAGGCGCACCGCGACGAGGACCGGGTACGGCGTACGCTGTCGGCTCTGGTGGAGGCGGCCAGCGGCACTGGCAACCTGATCGAGCCCATGCTGGAGGCAGTGCGTGCGGAGGCCACGATGGGGGAAATCTGTCACGTTCTTCGGGAACAGTGGGGAGAGTACCGAGAGCCCGCCCGATTCTGA
- a CDS encoding GbsR/MarR family transcriptional regulator produces MSDEPLSDDDWEEDTRRADFVEQFALLRELAGSPRMEGRVLGYLMVSNKPYVASAELTRALSASAGSISSATRRLIDLGFIGRHAVPGDRNHYFKVEDDVWGSFLAGERRSLGKQRQLFDDMIAELPEGMAGPRKRLKNARNYFDWLAKYHRKMLADWQEHRDKLEAASDQMEGE; encoded by the coding sequence ATGAGTGACGAGCCGTTGTCGGACGACGACTGGGAGGAGGACACCCGCCGTGCGGACTTCGTCGAGCAGTTCGCCCTGCTACGAGAGCTGGCGGGTTCGCCGCGGATGGAGGGCCGCGTCCTCGGCTACCTGATGGTGAGCAACAAGCCGTACGTCGCCTCGGCCGAACTGACCCGGGCGCTGTCGGCGAGCGCCGGGTCGATCTCGAGCGCCACCCGGCGGCTGATCGACCTCGGCTTCATCGGACGGCACGCCGTACCGGGAGACAGGAACCACTACTTCAAGGTCGAGGACGACGTCTGGGGCAGCTTCCTGGCCGGGGAGCGGCGGTCCCTCGGCAAGCAACGCCAGCTGTTCGACGACATGATCGCGGAGCTCCCGGAAGGGATGGCCGGTCCGCGCAAGCGGCTGAAGAACGCGCGCAACTACTTCGACTGGCTGGCGAAGTACCACCGGAAGATGCTCGCGGACTGGCAGGAGCACCGCGACAAGCTCGAAGCAGCGTCGGATCAGATGGAGGGCGAGTGA